GAGCGCCTTGTCGCCGTAGAGGCGGCGGATTCCGTCGACGATTTCCGTCCAGGGAAAGACCCGAAAGCTCTTGCTCGATCCGGAAGCGGGCACCCGAGTGATGCCGAAGCTCGTTGCGGTGCCGGCGACCGCGATCAGCACCGGGAGGGCGCCGATGGCTCCGAGACGGTCCTGCCAGTTGCCGTAAATGAGGCCGCCCAGGGAGGTGCCGAGGATGATCGCGAGGAAAGTGCTCATCTCCAGCAATCCGTTGCCGCGCGAGAGGTCTTCCTCGGGAAGCATCTCGGGCAGGATCCCGTACTTGGCCGGGCTGAAGAAAGTCGAGTGCAGCCCCATCAGGAAAACCACGGCCAGCAGCCACTCCACGTGCTCGGCGAGGAACGCGAGCAGGCCCAGACCCATGATGGCGATCTCGAAAAACTTGACGACGATCAGGACCCGGCGCTTGCTGTAGCGATCGGCGAGCTGACCCGCATAGCCGGAAAAGAGCGCGAAAGGAAGAATGAAAAGGAAACCGATCATCGAGATGTAGAGGCCGCGCGTTCCCGGCGAAGGCGTCATGTTGAGGGCGGCCAGGGAGACCACCATCTTGAAAAGATTGTCGTTGAAGGCGCCGAGAAATTGCGTCCAGAAAAAGCAGAGGAACCCCCGGTCCCTCAAGATGTCGATGTATCGGCGCTCCGCCATGGCTGCTTGCGGCTCCATCGTTACCCATTTTCCGGCGAAAAAGAAAGACGATTCAAGGGTTGTCGTCGAGGTTTCCCGGCGAAACAGGGAACCCGATCCGACGGAGGCGAAGGTTGCGAGGCGCACCGGCGGCGGCTCTATCACCGCAGATCGAGCGACGGGAGGGCGATCGAGATCCGGCGGGGCTCGTCATCGAAGTCTTCGGCCGAGTCGGTCTCGAAACCTGTCTCCACGACCAGGTGCTGCAGGGTCGCGACGTTGCGCGGGACGCTGTCGTCGAGACCGCGCGGTCTCGCGCCGGCCATACGCAGGGGGCGCTCGAGGGGGGTCGAAAAGTGAAGCCTTCGTTCCCTTCGTGGGGTCGGTCTCATGGAACGCCCCCCGGCCGGTCGGAAAGCGGCGGGAGCGCGAGCTGGTAAGCCAGCAGCCTCTCCTCGCCGTTTTCCGCCGGCTCCTCCTCCAGCACGATTTCCGCGCGGAGATCCGCGATCGGGCCTGTAGCGCGCGGCAGGGAAAAGTAGGCGAAACCCAGGACGGTTTCGTCCGGCTTCACGAGCGTGTCCTGGAGCTCCAGGCTTTCGAAGTGGTGCTCGATTTTCCTGTTGACCGCCTGCGTCTGGCTGGCGGTCGCTGCGAGGCTGGCGACCCCCCAGTAGATGGCCAGCGGGCCGAGTGCGGCGGTGTTCACCAGCGAGTTCCACACCGCATCGCGCGCCGCGCCCTGAGCCGCCGCGAGGCGGCCTTCGAGGGGAAGCAATGGCTCGTCCCCCCGGTAAACCGCAACGCGGTCGCGTCGCAGCCTGTAGGATCGCAACCCGTGGTTCTCGACGCGGACGAGAAGCGGCAGAACGCCAGCCGCGCCGACTTCGGCGTCGAACGCGCGTCGGGACTTTCCCGGCGTGAAAAATTCCTCCAGAGACACCTCGACGCCGCCCTGCACCTGCCTCACCGTCGGAAGCCGGCCCTTGAGCGACTCCAGCGACTGAAGGCGGGGCTCGAAGGTGGCGGCGCATGACGTCAGCGCCAGCGCCCCGACCACGCAGACAACAGGCATGGACACACGCATAGACCCTCCCGAGGCGTAAGCCCGATCGATAACCGCCGCCGGGCGACCGAGGGTCGGCCTCGGCGGCGCCTGTTCGATCCGGTGGCAACCCCCGTGCCAGGCCGGTACGTTTGCCCCCTCCGGGGCAAGCACCTCTGAAACCAGCGGAATCGAGGCGAGGGCGGAAGCGGCGGCGGAGCGCTGTAAAGAGCGCTCGGCACCCGGCCACGGCGGGTGGCAAACAAGCTGGGCACCGCGCCGCGCGACCAGTCGAGCGCAAGGCTTTCAGGCTTTGGGCTGCCGGAGTCCGTAGAGCTTCATTTTGTTTTGCAGCGTGGCGCGGCTCACCCCGAGGAGCTTTGCGGCCTGCGTGACGTTACCCTCTGTGCGGCGAAGGGCTTCCTCGATCGCCCGTCTTTCCACCATTTCCCTGGACTCCCGGGAAATTCCCTTCAGCAGCGCGGATGCGGGGGCGGTGCCGATGTCACCCCCGCGGATCTCGCTCGGGATGTCCGAGACGTCGAGGATGTCGGTTTTGCAGGAGACGATCATGCGCAGGACGGTGTTCTCGAGCTCCCGGACGTTGCCCGGCCAGTCGTAAGACATCAGCAAGGCCATCGCCGCGGCGGTTACGTCGCTGATCGATTTCCGCGTCGGCTCTCTGGCTTTGGCGATAAAGTGGGAGACGAGCAGGGGAATGTCGTCGAGCCGCTCGCGCAACGGCGGAACCGAGAGCGGAAAGACGTTGAGACGGTAGTAGAGATCCTGGCGAAAGGCCCCCTTCTCCACGAGCGCCGGGAGATTCTGATTGGTCGCGGCGATCACCCGGACATCGACCTTGAGGGTCTCGCTTCCCCCGACGCGCTGGAACTCGCCGTCCTGGAGCACGCGGAGGAGCTTCACCTGCGTGCTCGGGGGAATCTCGCCGATCTCGTCGAGAAACAGAGTGCCGCCGTCGGCCGCTTCGAAGATGCCTTTCCTCTGGCCCACCGCGCCGGTGAAGGCGCCGCGCTCGTGACCGAAAAGCTCGCTTTCCAGGAGCGTTTGCGACAGCGCTCCGCAGTTGACCGCGACGAACGGCTTCTGCCGGCGCGCGCCGTTGTAGTGAATGGCGCGGGCGATCAGCTCCTTTCCGGTTCCCGTCTCGCCCTGGATGAGGACGGTCACGTCCGTTTCCGCCACCGAACGGATCTGCCCGAAAAGCTCCTGCATCCGCTTGCTCTGCGCGATCAGTCCGGCGAAGCTGTACTCCTGCTGTACCTCGCGCCTGAGCCGGATGTTCTCGAGGGCGAGCTGCCTCCGCTCCATGCTCATCCGGATCATCCGGGTGTGCGCCTGCTTGGTCTGGCGCAGCTGCTCGAAAAGGAGCTTGGAGACGTCGCGCCGCAGCCGGTCGATGGAAACTTCCTGCCGCCCGGTCTGCCGTTCTTTGACGGTGATTCGAAAGCGGCAATACGGCGCGCCGTAAATCCGGCCGGCCTCGAAGGCGTAAGTGAGCGGGCCGTCGGCGAGGATGCCGGGAGTAACGATCCGATAGGCGAGGCGAGCGGCCGGCGAGTCGGGCCCGGGCGGCGAGGGGGATTCGGGAGTCAGGACCTCGATCCGTCCGTTACGCGGCGGCACGACGGCGGTCTCCGGCGGAAGCTCCAGGAAGTCCCGGGGCGGCTCCACGATTTCCGTTGCGAGGCGGACGCGCCGGGCTTCGATCACCGGGCGGTCGGAGCCGCGCCGATGAACGGCGATGAGGTCGTCCCGGCGGGTCATCGCGAACTCCGGGAACTCGCTCACGATCCTTTCGATGCTGAGCTGCGAGATCTCTTCCGCGCACTCGATCTCCTCGATGAAAGGGTAGACGCGCGGAAAACCCTCGCAAAAGCCCCTGAGCAGGTTGATCGAGCCGATCGCCGGCTCGGCGCCGCGGTCGAATTCGGCCAGCATGTAGAGTCCGCCGTCCGGCCCCGGCTTCTCGAAGCCCTGGAGCCTGAGGTAGCTCGTTTGCGACGCCCCCCAGGTGTTGACGAAAAGCAGCGCCGA
The DNA window shown above is from Candidatus Zixiibacteriota bacterium and carries:
- a CDS encoding sigma-54 dependent transcriptional regulator — translated: MTIRRRFDDNRAQIRPVSQSAMQDQPWITCYVTDMLLSYMRESLGCEEKIDYGALFRDVEGIETPADPKGFLADVRNWIPLSVLRELEAQCERISGKKDITYHAAKAYFTPGRKTLPSLFEIIVQVLADVRSALLFVNTWGASQTSYLRLQGFEKPGPDGGLYMLAEFDRGAEPAIGSINLLRGFCEGFPRVYPFIEEIECAEEISQLSIERIVSEFPEFAMTRRDDLIAVHRRGSDRPVIEARRVRLATEIVEPPRDFLELPPETAVVPPRNGRIEVLTPESPSPPGPDSPAARLAYRIVTPGILADGPLTYAFEAGRIYGAPYCRFRITVKERQTGRQEVSIDRLRRDVSKLLFEQLRQTKQAHTRMIRMSMERRQLALENIRLRREVQQEYSFAGLIAQSKRMQELFGQIRSVAETDVTVLIQGETGTGKELIARAIHYNGARRQKPFVAVNCGALSQTLLESELFGHERGAFTGAVGQRKGIFEAADGGTLFLDEIGEIPPSTQVKLLRVLQDGEFQRVGGSETLKVDVRVIAATNQNLPALVEKGAFRQDLYYRLNVFPLSVPPLRERLDDIPLLVSHFIAKAREPTRKSISDVTAAAMALLMSYDWPGNVRELENTVLRMIVSCKTDILDVSDIPSEIRGGDIGTAPASALLKGISRESREMVERRAIEEALRRTEGNVTQAAKLLGVSRATLQNKMKLYGLRQPKA